One Pseudorhodoplanes sinuspersici DNA segment encodes these proteins:
- a CDS encoding NAD(P)/FAD-dependent oxidoreductase, whose translation MTSPRVVIVGGGFAGIEAARALAKYAETLAPVDIILVDRQNHHCFQPLLYQVATAALSPADIAWPIRSILNRQPNLRVIMAKVTGVDTQARIVHTDELDLPYDYLVLASGVTHAYFGHDEWESVAPGLKQLEDARHIRARFLLAFERAEIADDEALRRKLLTFVIVGGGPTGVEMAGSMAEVAKETLKSDFREIDPRMSRIVLIEAGPRILPALPENLSNYAQRALEKMGVEVLVNTKVTDCDADGVSLGDTRIDASTIVWAAGVVASPAAQWIHAEHDRAGRIMVAPDLSVPGLQNVFVAGDLASVKDQDGKPVPGIAPAAKQMGRYIGRLIAARVAGETDNKPFVYSHAGDLATVGRRAAVVKIGRFELTGFIGWLFWGIAHIYFLIGLRNRFVVAVTWLWSYLTFRRGARLISTGDNNSVVIPEGARRSRVNPRSV comes from the coding sequence ATGACTTCACCCCGCGTGGTCATTGTCGGCGGCGGCTTCGCCGGCATCGAGGCGGCCCGCGCGCTGGCCAAGTATGCCGAAACGCTGGCACCGGTCGACATCATCCTGGTCGACCGACAGAATCACCATTGCTTCCAGCCGCTGCTCTATCAGGTCGCGACCGCGGCGCTCTCCCCGGCCGACATCGCCTGGCCGATCCGCTCCATTCTCAACCGCCAGCCGAACCTGCGCGTCATCATGGCCAAGGTGACCGGCGTCGATACGCAAGCGCGCATTGTCCATACCGACGAACTCGATCTGCCATATGATTATCTCGTGCTCGCCAGCGGCGTGACCCATGCCTATTTCGGCCACGACGAATGGGAGAGTGTCGCGCCCGGCTTGAAGCAGCTCGAAGACGCGCGGCACATTCGCGCGCGGTTTCTGCTGGCCTTCGAGCGTGCGGAAATCGCGGACGACGAAGCGCTCCGCCGCAAGCTGCTGACTTTCGTCATCGTCGGCGGCGGGCCGACCGGCGTCGAGATGGCCGGATCGATGGCGGAAGTCGCGAAAGAAACGTTGAAGTCGGATTTTCGCGAGATCGATCCGCGCATGTCGCGCATCGTGCTGATCGAAGCGGGCCCGCGCATCCTGCCGGCCTTGCCGGAAAACCTCTCGAATTATGCGCAGCGCGCGCTTGAGAAGATGGGCGTCGAGGTGCTCGTCAATACGAAAGTGACCGATTGCGATGCCGATGGTGTGTCGCTTGGTGATACGCGCATCGACGCCTCGACCATCGTCTGGGCGGCGGGCGTCGTGGCCTCGCCGGCGGCGCAATGGATTCATGCCGAACACGATCGCGCCGGGCGCATCATGGTCGCGCCCGATCTGTCGGTGCCCGGCCTGCAAAATGTTTTCGTCGCCGGCGATCTCGCCTCGGTGAAGGACCAGGACGGCAAACCGGTGCCGGGCATCGCACCGGCGGCCAAGCAGATGGGCCGTTATATCGGTCGCCTCATTGCTGCGCGCGTTGCGGGAGAGACAGACAACAAGCCATTCGTCTACAGCCATGCCGGCGATCTGGCGACAGTCGGACGCAGGGCCGCCGTGGTGAAGATCGGCCGGTTCGAACTGACCGGCTTCATCGGCTGGCTGTTCTGGGGCATTGCCCACATCTATTTTCTGATCGGGCTGCGCAACCGTTTCGTGGTCGCGGTGACATGGCTGTGGAGTTATCTCACCTTCCGGCGTGGCGCGCGGCTGATTTCGACGGGGGATAACAATTCAGTCGTCATTCCGGAAGGCGCGCGCCGATCTCGGGTAAACCCGAGATCGGTATGA
- a CDS encoding class I SAM-dependent methyltransferase codes for MSEATINTQLMDRIYRRQHHIYDLTRKYYLLGRDQLITGLRPSSGDAILEIGCGTGRNLTIAARRYPAARFYGVDVSTVMLTRAIDSLGRAGLSNRVRVAHGDATAFDPDRLFGRKSFDRIFISYSVSMIPDWNGAIDRAVALLAPGGELHIVDFGGQSRLPSFFRTALRHWLKAFHVTPRDGLERWLTACARRTGAILTIHRPYRDYAQYAVLRMPD; via the coding sequence ATGAGCGAAGCCACCATCAACACTCAGTTGATGGACCGGATCTACCGGCGTCAGCATCATATCTACGACCTGACGCGGAAATATTATCTGCTCGGCCGCGATCAGTTGATCACTGGTTTGCGCCCGAGTTCCGGCGACGCGATTCTCGAGATCGGCTGCGGAACGGGGCGCAACCTGACGATTGCCGCGAGACGCTATCCGGCGGCGCGGTTCTACGGCGTCGATGTCTCGACCGTGATGCTGACTCGCGCGATCGACTCGCTCGGCCGCGCCGGCCTCTCAAATCGCGTGCGCGTCGCGCATGGTGACGCCACGGCGTTCGATCCCGACCGTCTGTTCGGCCGCAAGAGCTTCGATCGCATCTTCATCTCCTACAGCGTCTCGATGATCCCGGACTGGAACGGCGCCATCGACCGCGCCGTCGCGCTGCTGGCACCGGGCGGCGAATTGCATATCGTCGATTTCGGCGGACAGTCGCGGTTGCCGTCGTTCTTCCGTACCGCGTTGCGGCACTGGCTGAAGGCGTTTCACGTCACCCCGCGCGACGGGCTCGAGCGCTGGCTGACGGCCTGCGCCCGGCGGACCGGTGCGATCCTGACCATCCACCGGCCCTATCGCGACTATGCGCAATATGCCGTGCTGAGGATGCCGGACTGA